A stretch of the Mycobacterium sp. ITM-2016-00317 genome encodes the following:
- a CDS encoding SRPBCC family protein, with protein sequence MSDDAKVTVERTITAPVDVIFDVLSNPARHPALDGSGFVRSVDHADRIQKVGEVFTMNMQGDHMGGEYKTDNHVSGYAKDKLLAWKTAPAGTEPPGWEWLWELESQGPGETLVRHTYDWSKVTDKKLLEAVKFPLVTKDQLSDTLARIAAEVSS encoded by the coding sequence ATGAGCGACGACGCAAAGGTCACTGTCGAACGAACCATCACCGCACCCGTCGATGTCATCTTCGACGTGCTGTCCAATCCCGCCCGACACCCGGCCCTTGACGGCTCCGGGTTTGTCCGCAGTGTGGACCACGCCGATCGCATCCAGAAGGTCGGCGAAGTCTTCACGATGAACATGCAGGGCGACCACATGGGCGGTGAGTACAAGACCGACAACCATGTGTCCGGTTATGCGAAGGACAAGCTGCTGGCCTGGAAGACCGCGCCCGCGGGCACCGAACCGCCCGGATGGGAGTGGCTGTGGGAGCTGGAGTCCCAGGGCCCCGGTGAGACATTGGTCCGCCACACCTATGACTGGTCCAAGGTCACCGACAAGAAGCTGCTCGAGGCGGTGAAGTTCCCGTTGGTCACCAAGGATCAACTGTCCGACACCCTGGCCCGAATTGCCGCCGAGGTCTCGTCCTGA
- a CDS encoding DUF6394 family protein, with translation MNLEKVVFGFFVLFAATLNFGFFIGDIGDPALHNSYELYAAVVVNLIATVLKFGDRTQIGAVHLATSLVADLQLISAALVWGYASYVATEGLTREATASVVSLSGGALVANIVSVVLLVVETVSFQRR, from the coding sequence ATGAACCTCGAGAAGGTCGTTTTCGGATTCTTCGTGCTCTTCGCCGCGACGTTGAACTTCGGCTTCTTCATCGGCGATATCGGCGACCCCGCACTGCACAACAGCTACGAGCTCTACGCCGCGGTGGTCGTGAACCTCATCGCGACCGTGCTCAAGTTCGGTGACCGCACCCAGATCGGGGCCGTACACCTGGCCACAAGCCTGGTGGCCGACCTCCAGCTCATCTCCGCAGCGCTCGTATGGGGATATGCCTCCTACGTCGCCACCGAGGGGTTGACCAGGGAGGCCACCGCCAGCGTGGTGTCGCTGTCCGGCGGCGCGCTGGTCGCGAACATAGTGTCGGTCGTCTTGCTGGTGGTCGAGACCGTGTCTTTCCAGCGCCGTTAG
- a CDS encoding potassium channel protein, which produces MSNPLLLLWSRLFGTEQARRAPRWRAPMATSRKASATIFLVMRRMRVPLIVLIVIFAITTLGLTLIPGQDAQGRPWRMGFFDAFYVMSYTGSTIGFGEIPYPFTYNQRMWLTISIYLTVVGWAYAIGSLLALLQERGFRQALALQHFTRKVDRMREPFLLIVGYGRTGELLARSLDALGRRFVVIDSDDERIDDLDMDSYRADVPGLVADAGDPGHLAVAGLDLPSCEGVLALTDDDEANLAVVQATALLRPDLLVISRAVSPTTAERMRAFGTPTVVNPFDRFGDHLRVALRAPASYQLMTWLESGPGARLPPRGCPPSQGHWVICGYGRFGREVTQDLRAEGLDVTVVEPKDVAEHGPDTIVGYGYEPDVLTRAGIERAAGFVAATDNDTTNLSLIASARRANPTLFVAARQNKAASAPLFAAVEVDSILVPADVVAREVYALLATPLMWRFLREVPRHEDAWAAAIVDRLTLLCGERLQAVWKVRLTATEAPALTMWLAEGGARLGDLLRNPDDRDEPLHAVPLLLARAAGGGDDAGFVLAPDDDVVLAPDDELLLVGWPSARRLLDATLLVDATREYVVHGRYVPSSWVWRKLTRSRAT; this is translated from the coding sequence GTGAGCAACCCGCTGCTGCTGCTCTGGTCTCGCCTGTTCGGCACGGAGCAGGCGCGCCGCGCGCCGCGCTGGCGGGCGCCGATGGCCACCTCCAGGAAGGCCTCGGCCACAATCTTTTTGGTGATGCGCCGGATGCGAGTGCCGCTGATCGTCCTGATCGTGATTTTCGCGATCACCACCCTGGGCCTCACGCTGATCCCCGGCCAGGATGCGCAGGGCCGCCCGTGGCGCATGGGCTTTTTCGACGCCTTTTACGTGATGAGCTATACCGGTTCCACGATCGGCTTCGGTGAGATCCCATACCCGTTCACCTACAACCAGCGCATGTGGTTGACGATCTCGATCTATCTCACGGTGGTGGGCTGGGCGTACGCAATCGGGTCACTTCTGGCCCTGTTGCAGGAACGTGGCTTCCGGCAGGCGCTCGCTCTGCAGCATTTCACGCGCAAGGTCGACCGGATGCGAGAACCGTTCCTGCTCATCGTCGGGTACGGGCGCACCGGTGAACTCCTTGCCCGCTCGCTGGATGCGCTGGGGCGGCGCTTCGTGGTGATCGACAGTGATGACGAGCGAATCGATGACCTCGACATGGACTCGTACCGCGCGGACGTGCCCGGCCTCGTTGCCGATGCCGGCGACCCCGGACACCTCGCGGTCGCAGGGCTGGATCTGCCGTCCTGTGAGGGCGTGTTGGCGCTGACCGACGACGATGAAGCCAATCTGGCTGTCGTGCAGGCCACGGCGTTGCTGCGGCCCGACCTCCTCGTCATCAGCCGGGCGGTCTCGCCGACGACCGCGGAACGGATGCGCGCTTTCGGCACGCCCACCGTCGTCAATCCGTTCGACCGATTCGGCGATCACCTCCGGGTGGCGCTGCGCGCCCCGGCCTCCTATCAGCTCATGACCTGGCTGGAGAGCGGACCCGGCGCCCGCCTACCGCCCCGTGGCTGCCCACCTTCCCAGGGACACTGGGTGATCTGCGGTTACGGGCGCTTCGGCCGGGAAGTGACCCAGGACCTGCGCGCCGAGGGTTTGGACGTGACGGTGGTCGAGCCCAAAGACGTCGCCGAGCACGGCCCGGACACCATCGTGGGTTACGGCTACGAACCAGATGTGCTCACCCGGGCAGGGATCGAACGCGCCGCCGGGTTCGTGGCCGCCACGGACAACGACACCACCAATCTCTCGCTGATCGCTTCGGCCCGCCGGGCCAACCCCACGTTGTTCGTCGCGGCGAGGCAGAACAAGGCGGCCAGTGCGCCGCTGTTTGCAGCCGTAGAGGTCGACTCGATACTCGTCCCGGCAGACGTTGTCGCGCGCGAGGTGTACGCGCTTCTGGCCACGCCCCTGATGTGGCGGTTCCTGCGTGAGGTGCCGCGGCACGAAGATGCCTGGGCGGCCGCCATCGTCGACCGATTGACGCTGCTGTGCGGAGAGCGGTTGCAGGCGGTGTGGAAAGTACGGCTGACCGCGACGGAGGCCCCGGCCTTGACGATGTGGCTCGCCGAGGGCGGGGCGCGACTGGGAGACCTGCTGCGCAACCCGGATGACCGTGATGAACCGCTGCACGCGGTCCCGTTGCTGCTCGCGCGCGCAGCCGGGGGTGGCGACGACGCGGGCTTTGTGCTGGCACCGGACGATGATGTGGTGCTGGCTCCGGACGACGAGTTGCTGCTGGTCGGCTGGCCGTCTGCACGTCGCCTGCTCGACGCCACGCTCCTGGTCGACGCCACCAGGGAGTACGTCGTGCACGGACGGTACGTGCCTTCCAGCTGGGTGTGGCGCAAGCTGACCCGTTCCCGGGCAACCTGA
- a CDS encoding type 1 glutamine amidotransferase domain-containing protein codes for MRILIVLTSHDELGDTGRKTGFWLEELAAPYYAFKDADADIVLASPKGGQPPLDPKSNEPSSQTDLTRRFESDASANAQLASTVRLDSVSAEDFDTVFYPGGHGPLWDLAEDPDSVALIQSFLAAGKPVALVCHAPGVLRHVKKPGGEPLVEGMKVTGFANSEEEAVGLTDVVPFLVEDELKALGGVYSKGPDWGSYVVTDNLLITGQNPGSSAEAAAVLIKQLASQKS; via the coding sequence ATGAGAATTCTGATCGTCTTGACCTCGCACGATGAACTCGGTGACACAGGGCGTAAGACGGGGTTCTGGCTCGAAGAGCTTGCTGCCCCCTACTACGCATTCAAAGACGCCGACGCCGACATCGTGCTGGCCTCGCCGAAGGGCGGGCAGCCCCCGCTCGATCCGAAGAGCAATGAACCCTCCTCCCAGACCGACCTCACGCGTCGCTTCGAATCCGACGCATCAGCCAACGCCCAACTCGCCTCCACGGTGCGCTTGGACAGCGTCTCCGCCGAAGATTTCGATACCGTCTTCTACCCCGGTGGTCACGGGCCTCTCTGGGACCTCGCGGAGGATCCGGATTCGGTCGCGCTCATCCAATCGTTCTTGGCCGCCGGCAAACCCGTGGCGCTCGTCTGCCACGCGCCCGGCGTCCTTCGCCATGTGAAGAAGCCCGGCGGAGAACCGCTCGTCGAGGGCATGAAGGTCACCGGTTTCGCCAACTCCGAAGAAGAAGCAGTCGGCCTCACCGACGTCGTGCCGTTCTTGGTCGAGGACGAACTCAAGGCCCTGGGGGGCGTCTACTCCAAGGGACCGGATTGGGGCTCGTACGTCGTGACCGACAACCTTCTGATCACCGGGCAGAACCCCGGGTCCTCAGCGGAAGCTGCTGCCGTACTGATCAAGCAGTTGGCGTCGCAGAAGAGCTGA
- a CDS encoding serine hydrolase codes for MSNAPAGISLANWLSQPYAHWSFQHVEDFVPTAVISRGVEAVAALRSVSTPIVGIEVSDSEATHTTVGAVLARTATDGWAVAHHDSMITEEYFDGFTAHTRHLLFSVSKSLVAAVVGALHGGGAIDLDAPVTSYVPALGTSGYAGATVRQLLDMRSGIAFSDNYLHPTAEIHLLDQAVGWAPRRDPEAPSTLRDFLLALRQKSDHGGPFEYRSCETDVLGWVCEIAGGQRMPELMSELLWSRLGAGSDATIGVDTDGTGFFDGGISACLTDLIRFGTLFLHEGVSLTGRQVVPAAWIADTLQGGPDSREAFAAGPGENTMPGGMYRNQVWFPYPGNNVVLCQGMHGQMIYVNRSAEVVAAKLSTQPDAGDPRMLSDMLRAFDAVAQQLSGTAG; via the coding sequence GTGAGCAACGCCCCGGCCGGTATCTCCCTGGCCAACTGGCTGTCGCAGCCATACGCGCACTGGTCATTTCAGCACGTCGAGGACTTCGTGCCGACTGCGGTGATCTCCCGCGGCGTCGAGGCGGTCGCGGCGTTGCGCTCGGTCAGTACGCCGATCGTCGGCATCGAAGTGTCCGACAGCGAGGCCACGCACACCACCGTCGGCGCAGTGCTGGCCCGCACCGCGACCGACGGATGGGCCGTCGCGCACCACGATTCGATGATCACCGAGGAATACTTCGACGGCTTCACAGCCCACACCCGGCATCTGCTGTTCTCGGTGAGCAAATCGCTGGTGGCGGCCGTGGTGGGCGCCCTGCACGGAGGCGGCGCGATCGATCTCGACGCGCCGGTCACGTCCTACGTTCCCGCATTGGGAACCAGTGGCTACGCCGGCGCCACGGTACGCCAGCTGTTGGACATGCGGTCGGGTATCGCCTTCTCGGACAACTACCTTCACCCGACCGCCGAGATACACCTGCTCGACCAGGCGGTCGGATGGGCACCGCGCAGAGATCCAGAAGCCCCGTCCACGCTGCGTGACTTCCTGCTCGCCCTTCGACAGAAGTCAGATCACGGAGGGCCGTTCGAGTACCGCTCGTGCGAAACCGACGTCCTCGGCTGGGTCTGCGAAATCGCGGGAGGTCAGCGGATGCCCGAACTGATGTCGGAACTGTTGTGGAGCCGACTCGGCGCCGGAAGTGACGCCACCATCGGTGTCGACACCGACGGCACCGGCTTCTTCGACGGCGGTATCAGCGCGTGTCTGACCGACCTGATCCGGTTCGGGACGCTATTCCTGCACGAGGGTGTCTCGTTGACCGGCCGCCAGGTGGTTCCGGCGGCGTGGATCGCCGACACCCTGCAGGGCGGGCCCGACTCGCGAGAGGCGTTCGCCGCCGGCCCGGGCGAGAACACGATGCCCGGCGGGATGTACCGCAACCAGGTGTGGTTTCCCTACCCGGGCAACAACGTCGTGTTGTGCCAGGGCATGCACGGGCAGATGATCTACGTCAACCGCTCCGCCGAGGTGGTCGCCGCCAAGTTGTCCACCCAGCCCGACGCCGGGGACCCGCGGATGCTGTCGGACATGTTGCGGGCGTTCGACGCAGTGGCACAGCAACTCTCCGGGACCGCCGGTTGA
- a CDS encoding biotin carboxylase yields MIVAGGPGDGPRPVLHGLSDIRAFFHTNTTPLYFISPTPFNLLGIDRWVRNFFYLNYFDSFEGEHPRVFVPRRRERIDFGSMGDVCNHLLRDPETLDFVAQQGGGKACLVMLDEETQALAHEAGIEVMHPPVELRHRLDSKLVMTELADEAGVPSVPHVMGRAGSYDELVTLAESAELGDDLVIEIPYGNAGSGTFFVRSRGDWDRSAGALGGQDIKVMKRIRNVEVCLEGTVTRHGTVTGPPMTSLVGYPEVTPGKGSWCGNDIWREVLPPAQTRAAREMVGKLGDVLHRQGYRGYFEVDLLHDLDADQLYLGEVNPRLSGVSPMTNLTTEAYADMPLFLFHLLEYMDVDYELDIDEINARWERGYGENEVWGQLVLSETSPDVEIFTATPRTGVWHLHDDGHVSFARPGNDAATLLDESEAFYMRVAAPGEIRCEGAQLGVLVTRGHLQTEDYQLTERCRHWINGIKAQFASTPLTPATTMVSRLVARA; encoded by the coding sequence GTGATCGTGGCGGGTGGACCGGGCGACGGGCCGCGTCCCGTGCTGCATGGTCTGTCGGACATCCGCGCTTTCTTCCACACCAACACCACACCGCTGTACTTCATCTCGCCGACTCCGTTCAACCTGCTGGGTATCGACCGTTGGGTGCGAAACTTCTTCTACCTGAACTACTTTGACTCGTTCGAGGGCGAGCACCCGCGGGTGTTCGTGCCCCGGCGGCGGGAGCGGATCGATTTCGGGTCGATGGGAGATGTGTGCAACCACCTCCTGCGTGATCCCGAAACACTGGATTTCGTCGCGCAGCAGGGTGGCGGCAAGGCCTGCCTCGTGATGCTGGACGAGGAGACTCAGGCGCTGGCGCACGAGGCGGGAATCGAGGTCATGCACCCGCCGGTGGAGCTGCGCCATCGACTGGACTCCAAGCTCGTCATGACAGAGCTGGCCGACGAGGCAGGCGTGCCGAGCGTGCCCCACGTGATGGGTCGGGCGGGCTCCTACGACGAACTGGTGACCCTCGCAGAAAGCGCCGAGCTGGGAGACGATCTCGTCATCGAGATCCCCTACGGCAACGCCGGCAGCGGGACCTTCTTCGTTCGGAGCCGGGGCGATTGGGACCGGTCCGCGGGTGCCCTGGGCGGGCAGGACATCAAGGTGATGAAGCGCATCCGCAACGTCGAGGTGTGCCTCGAGGGCACGGTGACCCGCCACGGCACCGTGACCGGCCCGCCGATGACGAGTCTCGTCGGCTATCCGGAGGTGACCCCGGGCAAGGGCAGCTGGTGCGGCAACGACATCTGGCGCGAGGTGCTGCCGCCTGCCCAGACGCGTGCGGCCCGGGAGATGGTCGGCAAACTGGGCGACGTCCTGCACCGCCAGGGGTACCGCGGCTACTTCGAGGTGGATCTGCTGCACGACCTTGACGCAGACCAGCTCTACCTCGGCGAGGTGAACCCCCGCCTGAGCGGCGTGAGCCCGATGACGAACCTGACCACCGAGGCCTACGCCGACATGCCGCTGTTTCTCTTTCACCTGCTCGAGTACATGGACGTCGACTACGAGCTCGACATCGACGAGATCAACGCGCGCTGGGAGCGCGGCTACGGCGAGAACGAGGTCTGGGGCCAGCTCGTCCTCTCGGAGACCTCACCGGACGTGGAGATCTTCACCGCCACCCCGCGCACCGGGGTGTGGCACCTCCACGACGACGGGCACGTTTCCTTTGCGCGCCCCGGCAACGATGCGGCGACGCTGCTCGACGAGTCCGAGGCCTTCTACATGCGCGTCGCGGCACCCGGCGAAATACGCTGCGAGGGCGCCCAACTCGGCGTGCTTGTCACCCGCGGGCACCTGCAGACCGAGGATTACCAACTCACCGAGCGCTGCCGGCACTGGATCAACGGGATCAAGGCGCAGTTCGCCTCGACGCCCCTGACGCCGGCCACGACGATGGTGTCGCGGCTCGTCGCACGAGCGTGA
- a CDS encoding ABC transporter ATP-binding protein/permease, with translation MDEVQPFTPSVDWSNALADSLIWIGEAWTIAALSTVAALALIARFTVWGRQFWAVTGAYFTGRRSVRPWLSLAAMLLSVVIGVRLSVLFSYQGNDLYSAAQTAVEGHALGNQAVKESGISGFWLSLLVFSVLAAILVTRIMVDLFITQRFMLAWRAWLTDRLTDDWLDGRAYYRLRFIDSTIDNPDQRIHSDIDVFTAISGPQPNTPHQTSNGTLLFGAISSIVSVMSFTQILWNLSGSVSLLGVELPRALFWSVFVYVTFATVIAFWLGRPLIRLSFNNEKFNAVFRYALVRLRDAAEAVALYRGEKPERRALRARFSPVVSNYKRFVNRTIVFTGWNLSMNHIIIPLPWLIQAPRLFAGQIQLGAVIQSVSAFGAIQDALSFFRNSYDVFAGYRAAILRLHGLVTADEQSRELPVLAVVADDRDGVDLSAVEVRDPAGRQLLSDLDLSLSRGESLIITGKSGTGKSTLLRSLAQLWPYSSGTMHCPGGEHETMFLSQLPYVPLGNLRTVVSYPRESGDIPDGDLQSALEDVALPRYTSRLSDEEDWAKVLSPGEQQRIAFARVLLTKPKAVFLDEATSALDEPLEFMIYSLVRHELPETVLVSVTHRSTVDRHHQQRMELLGQGRWRLSRVDGIGPQ, from the coding sequence ATGGATGAGGTCCAGCCGTTCACGCCGTCGGTCGACTGGAGCAACGCCCTCGCCGACTCCCTGATCTGGATCGGCGAGGCATGGACGATCGCCGCGTTGAGCACGGTCGCCGCCTTGGCGCTCATTGCCAGGTTCACCGTCTGGGGCCGGCAGTTCTGGGCCGTCACCGGCGCGTACTTCACGGGGCGGCGCAGCGTGCGACCCTGGCTGTCACTCGCCGCGATGCTGTTGTCAGTGGTCATCGGCGTGCGATTGAGCGTCCTGTTCAGCTATCAGGGCAATGACCTGTACTCCGCCGCGCAGACCGCGGTGGAGGGCCACGCGCTCGGCAATCAGGCGGTGAAAGAGTCTGGGATATCCGGCTTCTGGCTCTCGCTGCTGGTGTTCTCGGTGTTGGCCGCAATTCTGGTGACCAGAATCATGGTCGATCTGTTCATCACGCAGCGTTTCATGCTGGCCTGGCGAGCGTGGTTGACCGACCGGCTCACCGACGACTGGTTGGACGGGCGCGCCTACTACCGGCTGAGGTTCATCGACAGCACCATCGACAACCCCGATCAGCGCATCCACTCGGATATCGATGTCTTCACCGCGATCTCCGGACCGCAACCCAACACCCCGCATCAGACCAGTAACGGCACCCTGCTGTTCGGCGCGATCTCCTCGATCGTGTCCGTCATGTCGTTCACCCAGATCCTGTGGAATCTCTCGGGTTCGGTGTCTCTACTCGGTGTGGAGCTGCCGCGTGCCCTCTTCTGGTCGGTGTTCGTCTACGTCACGTTCGCGACCGTCATCGCATTCTGGCTCGGACGTCCGCTGATCCGGCTCTCCTTCAACAACGAGAAGTTCAACGCGGTGTTCCGCTACGCGCTGGTCCGGCTGCGTGATGCCGCCGAAGCCGTGGCCCTGTACCGAGGTGAGAAGCCGGAACGCCGCGCGCTTCGCGCCCGGTTCTCACCGGTGGTGTCGAACTACAAGAGGTTCGTCAACAGGACCATCGTCTTCACCGGATGGAATCTGTCGATGAACCACATCATCATTCCGCTGCCGTGGCTGATCCAGGCGCCTCGGCTTTTCGCCGGCCAGATCCAGCTCGGTGCAGTGATCCAATCGGTCTCGGCATTCGGGGCCATTCAGGACGCCCTGTCCTTCTTCCGCAATTCCTACGACGTCTTCGCCGGCTACCGCGCCGCCATCCTGCGACTCCACGGACTGGTGACCGCCGACGAGCAGAGCCGGGAACTGCCGGTGCTGGCGGTCGTCGCCGATGATCGTGACGGTGTCGATCTCAGCGCGGTGGAGGTGCGCGATCCGGCGGGAAGACAATTGCTCAGCGACCTCGACCTGAGCTTGAGCCGCGGAGAATCGCTGATCATCACGGGGAAATCAGGCACGGGCAAATCCACGTTGCTGCGCAGCCTGGCCCAGTTGTGGCCCTACTCTTCGGGCACCATGCACTGCCCGGGCGGCGAGCACGAGACCATGTTCCTGTCCCAACTCCCCTACGTGCCGCTCGGGAACCTCCGGACGGTCGTGTCCTATCCGCGGGAGTCCGGAGACATCCCCGACGGCGACCTGCAGAGCGCGTTGGAGGACGTGGCGTTGCCGCGCTACACCAGCCGGCTCTCCGACGAGGAGGACTGGGCCAAGGTGCTCTCCCCCGGCGAACAGCAGCGCATCGCCTTCGCCCGGGTGCTGCTGACCAAGCCCAAAGCGGTGTTCCTCGACGAGGCCACCTCGGCGCTCGACGAGCCGCTCGAATTCATGATCTACAGTCTGGTGCGCCACGAACTCCCGGAGACTGTGCTTGTCAGCGTCACCCATCGCAGCACAGTCGACCGGCATCACCAGCAGCGAATGGAACTGTTGGGCCAAGGACGATGGCGGTTGAGTCGGGTCGACGGCATCGGCCCGCAGTAG
- a CDS encoding MmpS family transport accessory protein, whose protein sequence is MQLLKRVWLPLVMAVVVAVAAFAVDRVRGVFGSEPPLVTPIEFANDPEPFDPKVVTYEIFGPEGAAVDVNYVDLEGEPQRVDGAVLPWSLTLETMEPSAAANIVAQGKTSFLGCRVLVDGELKDERSVRGTNVQTFCIVKSA, encoded by the coding sequence ATGCAACTGCTCAAGCGGGTGTGGCTGCCTCTTGTGATGGCTGTCGTGGTCGCAGTCGCGGCGTTCGCCGTCGACCGTGTGCGAGGCGTCTTCGGGTCCGAACCACCCCTGGTGACGCCGATCGAGTTCGCGAACGATCCCGAGCCCTTCGATCCAAAAGTGGTGACCTACGAGATCTTTGGCCCGGAAGGGGCGGCAGTGGATGTGAACTACGTGGACCTCGAGGGCGAGCCGCAACGCGTTGACGGTGCGGTCCTGCCCTGGTCGCTCACGCTGGAGACGATGGAGCCGTCGGCTGCGGCCAATATCGTGGCCCAGGGCAAGACGAGCTTCCTCGGCTGCCGGGTTCTCGTGGACGGCGAGCTGAAGGACGAACGCAGCGTCCGTGGCACCAACGTCCAGACCTTCTGCATCGTGAAGTCCGCGTGA